ttactataatattgtaatttttactataattttgtctccatgtattatttcatatataaaaatttacaaattaaagatatatttaatgatcCATGTTATGGTCTATTTGTTATATAGaggaatttaatttcaaaaaattataagattttaattttttatagaaatccATGTAGCACAAAAATTGCAGTTACATTGATGTTGCAACAAGGGTGCaaaattgcagcaatattgctacaatgtaattgcaatttttatgctATGTGGGAAATAATGCTTGTcagtcatttttaatttaatttaatttaaacttacctaaatttaataaattttaagttagTTTTTATTCTGCAACTTTTAtcttagttaaattaattttataagagccattaattttgtaataatttagtttaaaaaaatattaatttaccaaACTTACCCGACTTCAACTTTAATTTCCAAAGCAGACGGTAGCTCTATTGGATCTACttccattataaatttttgattattgttcttaaaattaatttattcattttttacatacaatattgtatttaaaaccTTAACCTTAAATACAATTGCAAAATCTGCTTAAGCAATGACATTTTGGATCTCGAAAATTAATCTCTTTCATTCGATAAACAGTTTCATCCAGCGTTAGTAAACAGTACAAATTTTCATATCCCTTGAGGCATCTTTATCTTTCttcatctttttctaattcttggaaatcttgaaaaaaataaaaagcaagtTAAATCGAAAAGGAACAGCACAGTGAGCACTTCTGGGGGATACGGTCTcttggcgcgcgcgcgctgaaCTTCTTGCTCGCTTGCTCCAACTGCGTACGTAGTTGAGTAGTTCGTCGTCGGTCGGTCAGTCAGGCTGAGTCAATTGTAGGTGCCGTCCGATCGCATCGGTCGCTCTCACGTCACGGACGGCCGCGGAGCGACGGAGGCGCGGAGTCGGCGGAGTACGAAGACGAAGCGCGCAGTTAACGAGTTaacaacgcgcgcgcgaggccAAGGTAGGCAGGCGGACGGAGTGGCAGAAAGCAGCGATCTACCAGCGATCGCGCCGCGACGGAAGTACGAGCGCACGACGATTCCGCAGTAGTCGAACGAAACGCATTCCGTCTCTAACTATTTTTCTCCCGACCCGTGGTCTCGCGATTCACGGGAAGGAAAAACGGGGCTGCCTTCTCGTCGGGGACTCACCGTCGTTAATTCGTCGTCGACGGGAACAACACGTCGGGGACGCTCGGCGACGTGAGAGCACACAGCAGCGCTAGCAATCTCGAAGAGTATATAGCATGTTGATCCGTGTAGCAGGCAAGTCTTTCCGTCTCCGTCTCTCCTTTGCTCTCAGTTGACTcgcgttttctctctctctctctctctctctctctctctctctctctctctctctctctctctctctctctctctctctctctctctccgctcgctcgctcgctctttctttctctctctatctctcgctCCTTCTATCTCCCGTTCCCGTCACATTGTCCTACGATAGTTTAATTATAGATACGCGGCCTGTACAGGCCTAGGCTCGCCCAAAATAATGATTGGATCAGCGTTGCGTCCCTCTTcgctctccttttttttcccccgggACACTTGCGCGCAGTGTTTCTGGACATGCCCCAtgcgaacgagcgagcgaacggAGCGAACAGCTGTCGTTCCTGGGCCCCGAAACTCGTACGTGGAAATTGTTAGTTTATCTGCCCAGCATCTTGCCAATGCTGGCTCGAGTGACCTTGCTGCTCGAACACGGCAACCGTAGTATACAAATACAACATGAAATATTGAAGTTGTATAGTGGGAGAGAGGGAATATGTTGGTctaaacaaattctttaagGATATGTAAAATACGCGAATTCTCTCGATGCACACCTCGTTGCAAGATTTATCTAATCCAAGTATATGATAGAAGTATTGTACCTTTGTCactgaaatatatatagaaaaattcaaCACACTTTTTGTgactatatataataccacATGACTaatttgtgtatttataattacatttcagATGGATAAAGATCTATATTGCATTAAAGATCCATAGTCATGGAACAATACAATGGTATAAGTGATggagatattaatataagtgATATCAGTAAGTATCTCAAGCacttttgtacaaatatcTCTCTACTTAGAGCAATGTAGTTTGAAACTACCTTGGTTGTAGATCGTATTAATTGTAAGTCGAATAACAATATACAGCTGGATTggaaaaattactttgtaaTAGATATTGCCATAAGTTATTGATTGTAGAAAGTAACACACTACTTACAGTTATACTTTTTCTAAactaaaattatcataaattaaaagctCATTTTAAAACGTAAAGTATGAACTTGATTAGTGTTATGATagctatttttgaaaataatttattacttcatTCTTTGTGTGCTGAATGCAGATCATATGTTAACGAGTAAGTGtgaaatatatgcaaaatagtaataaaagtaattattcaaattatctATCAAactatcaaattaattattaattaccaaaaaaaaaaaaacaattaagttaagtaaaaaaaaaaaaaagaaattagagtTACCGAAAATCACCAATACTGATATAGGCCTCTTAAAGCAACACTTTtagaaactaaacattgcactttattgataatgataaaaacaaattctgattagttttatataaaatctgctaaagatgaattttattatacataattttataattctaaatattatattaataaatataaagtaaatttttcttaagaaagttattattttatataacagtattctatttgtatgaaatataaatgctGTTCGACTTTacgatcaatttaatttacgatTGAAATCTTAGAACCATAAACTGTAAGTGGAGGAATACCTGTACTTAGTATAACTTCTTTAATGAATACACTATTTTCAGTCGACGTCATTCAAACCACTGATCCTGATTCTATGGCCACCATAGCAATGGACAGCGAACATGGTCAACCATACGTTGAGATACTAGAACAGCCAGCTAGTAAAGCACTACGGTTTCGCTATGAATGCGAGGGCAGATCGGCTGGTAGTATACCTGGTGTCAACAGTATACCAGAGAACAAAACATTTCCTAGCATACGAGTAAGTTATCCTATGATTCTTTAACAAcgtttactataaaaataacgtaaagTTAAGAAGTACGAaaagattttcttctttatcccAGAAAATCGTGAATTTTCGAGAGATTTTATTGATGCTCAaagaaattttggaaatttatttttaaatttaaattctatttttttaataaaatcctctttttgacaaaattgtttctttaattttttttaaataatgtaaactcAATCAATTAGAAATAAACGTGACATATATCTACGTATGaacatgtatattttcatGTGACTCATCActgattttcttttaaaaataatgtattatcaccaataaaacacaatacattattataaattgatgttatgtgtttaatcacgcttcgaaatttttattttttatgaaccAGATCTGTGTAATatggaaaaattgttatatcatctctctctcgcttaatattttcgttttttaaatttaatatttaaaatttaaataactctTATTATTGTAACTGCGTGattaagaaacaataaaagataatatttaataaattttaaaagattaaacatttttctaatcttacctgataaaattaaaataaaatttctgaaaaatttttttaagtagaaaattttcttacaaaattttagtaaacacCCTGTAAAGatttattctcttttcttatttctatatacttacaatatttctgcagATTATGGGTTATAAGGGTCGCGCTATGGTGGTTGTATCCTGCGTAACAAAGGATTCCCCGTACAGACCTCACCCGCACAATCTTGTTGGCAAAGAAGCATGCAAGCAAGGTGTTTGCACGGTGGAAGTTCCATCGGGAAACATGGTCGTTACTTTCTCAAATTTGGGCATTCAGTGTGTGAAAAAGAAGGATATCGAAGAAGCTCTTAGAGTGCGTCAGGAGTTACGAGTAGATCCCTATCGAAGTATgtgttttttcttatattaatttttattaatttagatgAGCTAAGTTACAAAAGTTTGAATTATTACAGCTGGTTTTGATCATAAAAGACATCCAAGTAACATAGATCTTAACGCGGTAAGATTATGTTTCCAAGTTTTCCTGGAAGGATcgcaaaaaggaaaatttaataagccATTAGCGCCGATTGTGTCCGATCCtatttatgataaaagtaTGTAACGTtatgtgttattttaaaatatgtgtgtgtgtgtgtgtgtgtgtgtgtgtgtgtgtgtgtgtgtgtgtgtgtgtgtgtatacatatgtttaGAGAAAAATTCCTACTTGATATATATGCTGTTTCAGAGGCAATGTCAGATCTTGTGATTTGCAAACTGAGCCATTGCAGCGCATCGGTTGCTGGCAGCATGGACATGATCTTGCTCTGTGAAAAAGTCGCAAAAGAAGATATACAAGTGAGATTTTTTGAGGAGAGAGACGGGCAATTAGTCTGGGAAGGTTACGGCGATTTTCAACCGTCGCATGTACATAAACAAGTAAGTTAACAGTAGCACTCGCATActtaattgaattatacatTGTTATAGTTACAATACAATTGTAAAGAATAGAATTTGTCAAAATGTgtactatcaaaaaaaaaaaattaatttttaaaaaatttatcttttatctttgaaaaggattttttgaggattttattatgaatttaaatttaaattatatctttttgtttgtgaaaaaaagatggtttttttaatcgttttttCTTAACAAAATGACAAAATCAGTTAGCAATAAATATAGCATACATATCcacgtacattttcatataaatcgtaaatttttatttaaaaaaaattaatgtaatacatTATTCTGAATTAGTGttgtatgttaaatttttctgaataattttGGTAagctaaatttatatattacgaatagattatatttaattcatattatttctttttgatgTTCTTTCTCAAATTTGTGATTGATTAACAagcgttaaaaattataataaaatgaatttattttaaaagctgcatttaaaaaatgctttaacCTTTcgtgaaaaatttgaataaaattcttggGACATTCGGgaattttcaagaatttttttttatataatttgataaaatatttgtatttgtattgtctgtctttttttttgtagacgGCAATAGCATTTAGAACGCCCAGTTATCGTACGCAGCAAGTTGAACAGCCGGTGCAAGTATACATCCAACTTAGAAGGCCGTCGGATGGTGCTACGAGCGAACCGCTACCGTTTCAGATGTTACCGCTAGGTACAGGTAGGCCTGCTTTCTGGTCTTTACGGAAAGCATTTGCCAAGAAGAAGGCAGATTACAGTAAAATCTTGTCTACAGAGATCAACGTAACTCCTAAATTTTCTCATAATATCGACGAATTCAACAATAATAATCTGGACGTAAAAAAACCGAATAAGATCTCCGCATTGCGCGCTTTAAATGATTTGTATAACGTAAGAAACCACATAGATCTATGCAATGGCGATTTAAAAGCGTTAATAAATTCCGCACAAAACGTAGATCAATCCGCGAAAAGGTCCGCTTTGGATTATGAAAATAACGAAGTAACGGGACGATTAATCTTAggaaaaaatatggaaaataataaagaaattagcAAATTGTATACTGCTCTTGGCAGTAATAATGTAGAGAATAGTGCATTTACTGCTGATTGTAGGGAAGGAATTATCGATGCTGTTCTTTATGCGAAATCCGACGCACATGAGGACAGCACATCCGCGACTAGAAATATGGATAATTCGCAGAATAGATCAGACTGGTTTGATTATTCCGAAATAGGCAAATGGGTACAGAAAGGACAAGAAGCGTGCCTTAAAGAAAAGGATAATGAGACTGAGATTAAAAACGAAGCGAACGGTGGTAACAGTAAAtcatttaatgaatttttgtCGCAAGTGACCGAGCTCGATCAAATTTATGCCGATACACATAACAAGTTGGTCCAAGCTGCCACGGAGACAAACATGAATCCACAAATGATGGACGTTGATATCTGCGACAATCAGACATATACTAGTTTACAAATGGCCATGAAAAATCCTATAGAGTTGTTCGATATTACTGATGACAGAAAGTACGAGGACGTGGCCGTTCCGCAACAAGATGCGGAGGTACCAATTGCGTCTCCGACATTGACGGTTAAGAGAGATGTAACGCACGAAGAAGCAGAAGAGAGATTGCCACCTTTGCCACCGAAGCGAATACGTAAAATGCCGTCAATGCCTCTTTTGTCGCATCCAGTATCCACTCAAACGCTCACCACTGAAgcaccaaataaaaatttaccgTCCTTACCCGATACCTTATCGAAACACGCGAGACAAGGGCTGTTTTCTAAATTGTTTGCtaagaagaataaaaaggaaaaatgcTCGGAATCAGATCTAAATAGGGATAGCGATCCGTCGTTGAATACCTCATACTTATTGAAGAGCGCTATACAAGATGCTACACACTCACAAATTCCACGTCCCAGTATGACAAGCGTTACGAGTATTAAATCTTTCAAGTTAGATGACGACGAAACACCATCGTACGGTGTAGACTTGACTGAAGCCGAGCACTATGCTTTGTATACTACTATGGCACCACGCGCGACTGCCTCAGAATTTGACGAGATGTCTTTTTATTATAGTCTAGTCGAAGGTGGAAAAATACTGACA
This genomic window from Monomorium pharaonis isolate MP-MQ-018 chromosome 8, ASM1337386v2, whole genome shotgun sequence contains:
- the LOC105839580 gene encoding embryonic polarity protein dorsal isoform X1 → MEQYNGISDGDINISDIIDVIQTTDPDSMATIAMDSEHGQPYVEILEQPASKALRFRYECEGRSAGSIPGVNSIPENKTFPSIRIMGYKGRAMVVVSCVTKDSPYRPHPHNLVGKEACKQGVCTVEVPSGNMVVTFSNLGIQCVKKKDIEEALRVRQELRVDPYRTGFDHKRHPSNIDLNAVRLCFQVFLEGSQKGKFNKPLAPIVSDPIYDKKAMSDLVICKLSHCSASVAGSMDMILLCEKVAKEDIQVRFFEERDGQLVWEGYGDFQPSHVHKQTAIAFRTPSYRTQQVEQPVQVYIQLRRPSDGATSEPLPFQMLPLGTGRPAFWSLRKAFAKKKADYSKILSTEINVTPKFSHNIDEFNNNNLDVKKPNKISALRALNDLYNVRNHIDLCNGDLKALINSAQNVDQSAKRSALDYENNEVTGRLILGKNMENNKEISKLYTALGSNNVENSAFTADCREGIIDAVLYAKSDAHEDSTSATRNMDNSQNRSDWFDYSEIGKWVQKGQEACLKEKDNETEIKNEANGGNSKSFNEFLSQVTELDQIYADTHNKLVQAATETNMNPQMMDVDICDNQTYTSLQMAMKNPIELFDITDDRKYEDVAVPQQDAEVPIASPTLTVKRDVTHEEAEERLPPLPPKRIRKMPSMPLLSHPVSTQTLTTEAPNKNLPSLPDTLSKHARQGLFSKLFAKKNKKEKCSESDLNRDSDPSLNTSYLLKSAIQDATHSQIPRPSMTSVTSIKSFKLDDDETPSYGVDLTEAEHYALYTTMAPRATASEFDEMSFYYSLVEGGKILTEAKET
- the LOC105839580 gene encoding embryonic polarity protein dorsal isoform X2, whose protein sequence is MEQYNGISDGDINISDIIDVIQTTDPDSMATIAMDSEHGQPYVEILEQPASKALRFRYECEGRSAGSIPGVNSIPENKTFPSIRIMGYKGRAMVVVSCVTKDSPYRPHPHNLVGKEACKQGVCTVEVPSGNMVVTFSNLGIQCVKKKDIEEALRVRQELRVDPYRTGFDHKRHPSNIDLNAVRLCFQVFLEGSQKGKFNKPLAPIVSDPIYDKKAMSDLVICKLSHCSASVAGSMDMILLCEKVAKEDIQVRFFEERDGQLVWEGYGDFQPSHVHKQTAIAFRTPSYRTQQVEQPVQVYIQLRRPSDGATSEPLPFQMLPLGTDDADSLRRKRQKLNNSSSSILFKHVAETEKHAGNQPINFNIVKAEPTERISSFGGPVTTIGGFNLQPIRQSLQTHSNMQTLRPQISPERTPSPMEYSTYNPSLMQQRYQPNIQPIMQQPNLSLTTNVQQFSYQSQLPNQSQLHQPEPNLLMLNKITSEHQSELQPLNNIDTTGAACLLDMDSQQFNFDWNSTDLADFGANLSANLSTGLSISDPIQAEASNGEERNERISWSNQDIQLSALNKILKTNNNDD